The following DNA comes from Mucisphaera calidilacus.
TGCCTTCGCCTGTGAGGGCGTGGTAGACGTGGAGGAGGTTCCGGATCTGTGAGGAGGCGAGCCGGTTGTCGCGGACCCATTCGCGTCCGCGTTCGCCGAGCGCGCAGGCTTCGGCGGGGTCGTTCATGCAGCGCAGGAGGGGTTTGAGGAAGGCCTCGGGTGTGGGTTCGCGGACGATCCACGCGGTGTGGTCGTGGATGAGGTGGTCGAGCCAGGGGTCTTCGAGGGCGATGACGGGGAGACCGGTGGCGAGTGCGTGGAGGGTGAGACCGCGTGCGCGTCCCTGGGGTTGGGGGTGGAGCAGGACGTCGGTGCGGAGGAGCATCTCGCGGTGCCCGAGTCGTCGTGGGACGAGTGAGAGGTTGGCGGCGAGTCCGATGCGTTGGGCTTCGCGCCAGATGAGGGACTGGTCGGCGCCCTGTCCGTCGAAGAAGAACTGGACCTGGGGGTGTTGGTGGACGACGCGTTTGATAGCCTTGAGGAGGTTATCGTAGTGGTGGTCCATGGCGCCGTTGCCGCTGACGACGACGGCTCGTGCCTCGCTGATGTTGCAGGTCTGGGGCGCGGCGGGGATGTGGACGCCATGGTGGAGCGTGTGGATATCGAGTCGTTCGCCCGCGATCTCGCGCATGGTGTCGGCGAGGGGCTGTGTGGCGGGGAGGATGGCGGCGCGTTCGGGGTTGATGCGGTTGTTGAGGGACCGGAGCAGGGGGATGTCGAACTGTGAGTTGGCGCTGAGGATGGCGGGGATGTCGAGTCGTTCGGCGAGGTTGAGTGCGGCGCGCCACATGCGTCCGTCGAGGGCGTGGACGGCGGTGATCTCGAGTTCGCGGAAGGTGTCGGTGAGTGCGGTGAGTCGTCGGAGGTTGAGCCAGCTCCAGCGTGTTTCGTTCCAGCTGACGTAGGCACCGAATCCGCTGCACTCGTGGTCGGGCAGCGAGGAGGGGACGACCTGGGCGACGCGGACCATTTCGTCGATCAGGCCGACGACCAGGTGCTGGAACATCGGGAGTTCTTCGTCGAGCCAGGCGGTGTTGGCGAGTAGGGCAACGTGCACGTATTCATCGTATCAGGGCGTGGCGGTTAGACTGCGTTTTGTATGCCTGAGACGCCTTCTGAAACCTGGACAACCCGCAAGCTGTTGACGTGGACGACGGGTCACCTGGAGCGTCACGGCGTGGATCATGCTCGTCTGGCGGCGGAGATGCTGCTGGGGCACGTGCTGGGTGTGGAGCGGCTTCGGCTGTATCTGGACCCGGACCGGCCGGCGTCGTCGGCGGAGCGGGATCGGTTTCGGGCGTTGATCGAGCGTGCGACCGGCCACGAGCCGGTGGACTACCTGGTGGGTCGGGCTCCGTTTTACGGGCTGGAGTTGGCGGTGGATCGTCGCGTGTTGATCCCGCGTCCGAGCACGGAGG
Coding sequences within:
- a CDS encoding glycosyltransferase family 4 protein, producing the protein MHVALLANTAWLDEELPMFQHLVVGLIDEMVRVAQVVPSSLPDHECSGFGAYVSWNETRWSWLNLRRLTALTDTFRELEITAVHALDGRMWRAALNLAERLDIPAILSANSQFDIPLLRSLNNRINPERAAILPATQPLADTMREIAGERLDIHTLHHGVHIPAAPQTCNISEARAVVVSGNGAMDHHYDNLLKAIKRVVHQHPQVQFFFDGQGADQSLIWREAQRIGLAANLSLVPRRLGHREMLLRTDVLLHPQPQGRARGLTLHALATGLPVIALEDPWLDHLIHDHTAWIVREPTPEAFLKPLLRCMNDPAEACALGERGREWVRDNRLASSQIRNLLHVYHALTGEGIPIEAGASP